Proteins encoded in a region of the Mycobacterium branderi genome:
- a CDS encoding saccharopine dehydrogenase family protein, producing the protein MTKRIVVIGAAGDMSCLAIERFAEAAAGVDWKLELYDIRPEALDGLVKKLPAGKATVGSFDLFDGPALRSAIEGAALVVLGAGPYIRTAEPVMEACIEKKVPYLDLDDDEASTRAALALDAQAKDAGVPILIGCGASPGFTNVMTADAARDMDVVERIDICWVTGDEGPVPFGRAVLDHAIRGFAGPCQTWENGRAVQHQTFLETDVFDVGNSLGDAYRFWECAHPEPVTMPRRWPGADRIRVLGALDPPPTNGIMRGVAVAVQQGKISMDEAIDFINDLVTDKTGSLKVWRHALAGLWGTIRRGEISAAEVAKFLAMSAARKHPPFRGTNYVRVTGKRDGLQVVSVRRAPVSGPGTPWTTMASLTGSATAAFMVLALDELGEQSGVLAPEDWVNPETFYKTLAATGRAPLHEVVEAVVTPSTALTPAPAAAPKE; encoded by the coding sequence ATGACTAAGAGAATTGTCGTCATCGGGGCGGCCGGCGACATGTCTTGCCTCGCGATCGAGCGTTTCGCGGAGGCCGCAGCAGGTGTCGACTGGAAGCTGGAGTTGTACGACATCCGGCCGGAAGCCCTCGACGGCCTCGTCAAGAAGCTGCCCGCCGGGAAGGCGACCGTCGGCTCATTTGACCTCTTCGACGGGCCCGCTCTTCGCAGCGCGATCGAGGGAGCCGCACTCGTCGTGCTCGGTGCTGGGCCCTACATCCGCACCGCCGAGCCGGTCATGGAGGCGTGCATCGAGAAGAAGGTGCCCTATCTGGATCTCGACGATGATGAGGCCAGCACGCGCGCGGCGCTGGCACTCGATGCCCAGGCGAAGGACGCCGGCGTGCCGATCCTCATCGGCTGTGGTGCGTCGCCCGGATTCACCAATGTGATGACGGCCGATGCGGCCCGCGATATGGATGTTGTTGAGCGCATTGACATCTGCTGGGTGACCGGTGACGAGGGGCCGGTCCCGTTCGGACGGGCGGTGCTCGATCATGCGATCCGGGGTTTCGCCGGGCCGTGTCAGACCTGGGAGAACGGCCGCGCCGTTCAACACCAGACGTTCCTGGAGACCGATGTGTTCGACGTCGGCAACTCACTCGGCGACGCCTACCGGTTTTGGGAGTGTGCGCACCCGGAGCCGGTGACGATGCCGCGGCGCTGGCCGGGCGCCGACAGGATTCGGGTGCTGGGTGCGCTCGACCCGCCCCCCACCAACGGCATCATGCGCGGCGTCGCCGTGGCCGTGCAGCAGGGCAAGATCTCGATGGACGAGGCCATCGACTTCATCAACGACCTCGTGACCGACAAAACCGGCTCGCTCAAGGTGTGGCGGCACGCGTTGGCGGGGCTGTGGGGCACCATTCGCCGCGGCGAGATCAGTGCGGCTGAGGTGGCGAAGTTCCTGGCGATGTCGGCGGCTCGCAAGCACCCCCCGTTCCGCGGGACCAACTATGTGCGGGTGACCGGCAAACGCGATGGGCTGCAAGTGGTTTCGGTGCGTCGGGCGCCTGTTAGCGGGCCCGGCACGCCATGGACCACGATGGCGTCACTTACTGGTTCGGCCACCGCGGCGTTCATGGTGTTAGCCCTCGACGAGCTGGGCGAACAGTCGGGGGTCTTGGCGCCGGAGGACTGGGTCAACCCGGAGACGTTCTACAAGACGCTTGCAGCCACCGGCCGGGCGCCGCTCCACGAGGTCGTCGAGGCAGTGGTCACGCCCAGCACCGCATTGACGCCGGCGCCTGCCGCCGCGCCGAAGGAGTAG
- a CDS encoding alpha/beta hydrolase, whose product MKDFTFPSHGISCAAWHVPASTDALADAAGRPCVVMAHGFGGTRDSGLLDFAKPFADAGIDALVFDYRGFGDSEGTPRQDVSVRRQREDYHAAIAAARHLPGVDRDRIALWGFSYAGGHVIAVAAQDPRVAAIVSMNPATDGVATLARMVRRGEGGLLARLTGHALCDMARALTKRTPHDVPVVGQPGSTAIITAPGLEEAYYAMAGPTARNEVCARHALQVAANRPTTFASRLACPMLMQVGTNDAVVPPSAARRAAKKAGYWAQLREYPIDHLDVFGVPWQKQALADQLEFLTRVLDPARAADVHLRSAAEPMRTGHLVLKLPWLAS is encoded by the coding sequence ATGAAGGACTTCACTTTCCCCAGCCACGGAATCAGCTGCGCCGCCTGGCATGTCCCGGCCAGCACCGACGCGCTGGCCGACGCAGCCGGCCGGCCGTGCGTGGTCATGGCACACGGCTTCGGCGGCACCCGCGACAGCGGACTGCTGGATTTTGCTAAGCCCTTCGCCGACGCCGGTATCGACGCGCTCGTGTTCGACTACCGCGGATTCGGCGACTCCGAAGGCACGCCCCGCCAGGATGTTTCGGTCCGACGTCAGCGCGAGGACTACCACGCGGCCATCGCGGCGGCCCGGCACCTGCCCGGCGTCGATCGAGACCGGATCGCGTTGTGGGGATTCTCGTATGCCGGTGGGCATGTCATCGCGGTCGCCGCGCAGGACCCGCGCGTCGCGGCGATCGTGTCGATGAATCCGGCCACCGACGGGGTGGCCACGCTGGCCCGGATGGTGCGCCGCGGAGAAGGCGGTCTCCTGGCGCGGCTTACCGGACATGCATTGTGCGACATGGCCAGAGCCCTCACCAAACGCACGCCGCACGACGTGCCGGTGGTCGGGCAGCCTGGATCCACGGCGATCATCACCGCCCCCGGCCTCGAAGAGGCCTATTACGCGATGGCCGGCCCGACCGCGCGCAACGAGGTCTGCGCCCGCCACGCGCTCCAGGTGGCAGCGAACCGTCCCACCACGTTTGCCAGCCGTCTGGCGTGCCCGATGCTCATGCAGGTCGGCACCAACGACGCGGTCGTACCCCCCAGTGCGGCGCGGCGCGCCGCCAAGAAGGCCGGATATTGGGCGCAGCTGCGGGAATACCCCATCGACCATTTGGACGTCTTCGGAGTTCCGTGGCAAAAGCAGGCGCTGGCGGACCAACTCGAGTTCCTCACCCGCGTGCTCGATCCCGCACGGGCAGCCGACGTTCACCTTCGATCTGCCGCCGAGCCAATGCGAACCGGCCACCTGGTTCTGAAGTTGCCGTGGCTGGCTTCTTAG
- a CDS encoding flavin-containing monooxygenase: MTITTTDQTQTTDFDVLIIGAGISGIGAAYHLKTRRPGTSFVVLEAHDSIGGTWWLHRYPGIRSDSDMPTFGYSFKPWTHRKSIADGHIILDYLQQTVTENGLGEHIRFGYRVLTAEFSSAEARWTVAAEQSGTGETTTFTARFLFLGTGYYDHQAGFRPEFAGVEDFEGQLIHPQHWPTDLDYTGKRVVVIGSGATAVTLIPSMADKVGHITMLQRSPSYVFSIPAEDPLANTLNRLLGHDRAYKIVRRKNIAMSRGMFKACKRAPKLMRRLLIANVRRQLPKHFDVDTHFTPRYDPWDQRLCMVPNGDLFKAISSGKASVVTDRIARFTKTGILLESGQELVADIVVTATGLNMSPFGKIALSVDGQQVHLPDTTIYKAMMLSGVPNLAFAVGYTNISWTLKVDLVCEHFCRLLDYMDAHGYGTVEPVLDDPDMERVPAMDMSSGYVQRGIANFPRGGTKGPWAFKHAYELDAERLREGPVEDDALKFTRVKPVLVRS; this comes from the coding sequence GTGACGATCACGACCACCGACCAGACGCAGACCACCGACTTCGACGTGTTGATCATCGGCGCCGGGATTTCGGGTATCGGCGCGGCCTATCACCTCAAGACCCGCCGGCCGGGCACGTCGTTTGTGGTCTTGGAGGCCCACGACTCGATCGGCGGTACGTGGTGGCTGCACCGATACCCCGGTATTCGATCGGACTCGGACATGCCCACCTTCGGCTACAGCTTCAAGCCATGGACACACCGCAAGTCGATCGCCGATGGGCATATCATCCTGGACTACTTGCAGCAGACCGTCACCGAAAACGGTCTGGGCGAGCACATCCGGTTCGGCTACCGGGTGCTCACTGCGGAGTTCTCCTCGGCCGAGGCACGGTGGACGGTCGCCGCCGAACAGTCCGGCACCGGTGAGACAACGACTTTCACCGCCCGCTTCCTGTTCCTGGGTACCGGATACTACGACCACCAGGCGGGTTTTCGCCCCGAGTTCGCTGGTGTCGAGGACTTTGAGGGCCAGCTGATCCACCCGCAGCACTGGCCGACGGATTTGGACTACACCGGCAAGCGCGTGGTCGTGATCGGTAGCGGCGCAACAGCCGTCACGCTGATCCCGTCGATGGCCGACAAGGTGGGCCACATCACGATGCTGCAACGCTCGCCGAGCTACGTGTTCTCGATTCCGGCCGAGGACCCGCTCGCCAATACCCTGAACAGACTGCTCGGCCATGACCGCGCGTACAAGATTGTCCGGCGCAAGAACATCGCGATGAGCCGCGGCATGTTCAAGGCGTGCAAGCGCGCTCCAAAGTTGATGCGCAGGCTGCTGATCGCCAACGTGCGCCGGCAGCTGCCCAAGCACTTCGACGTCGACACCCACTTCACGCCGCGCTACGACCCGTGGGACCAGCGGCTGTGCATGGTGCCCAATGGTGATCTGTTCAAGGCGATCTCGTCCGGAAAGGCTTCGGTGGTCACCGACCGCATCGCCCGGTTCACCAAGACCGGCATCCTGCTGGAGTCGGGCCAGGAGTTGGTTGCCGACATCGTCGTGACCGCAACGGGTCTCAACATGTCACCCTTCGGCAAGATTGCGCTCAGCGTCGACGGACAGCAGGTGCATCTGCCGGATACGACGATCTACAAGGCGATGATGCTCTCCGGTGTGCCCAACCTGGCGTTCGCGGTCGGCTACACCAACATCTCCTGGACACTCAAGGTGGACTTGGTTTGCGAGCACTTCTGCCGGCTGCTCGACTACATGGACGCTCACGGCTACGGCACCGTCGAACCGGTGCTCGACGATCCGGACATGGAGCGGGTGCCGGCGATGGACATGAGTTCGGGCTATGTGCAGCGGGGAATCGCGAACTTCCCGCGGGGAGGCACCAAGGGCCCATGGGCGTTTAAGCACGCCTACGAGCTCGATGCCGAACGCCTGCGCGAGGGCCCGGTCGAAGACGATGCGCTGAAATTCACCCGCGTCAAGCCGGTTCTGGTGCGGTCATGA
- a CDS encoding MFS transporter produces the protein MRVITAARPGLGERRGVNLALATWVSVINFWAWNLIGPLAPKYAGQISLTVTEQSVLVATPILVGSLGRLASGPLTDRFGGRVMFIAVSVSAIGPVLGVGFVGAAKSYPLLVAAAAFLGVAGSVFAVGIPFVNDWYEPARRGFAMGVFGMGMIGTAASAFFTPRFVGWFGLLTTHIIVAVALAATAAVCFVVMRNGPDFQPNTAPVMPALKAAARLRISWEMSLLYAVVFGGFVAFSNYLPVYLNKIYGFSLVDAGARAAGFALAAVLARPVGGALADHVAPKYVVLASLSGVAVLAFIAVFKPPPDVWSGSTFITLAIALGIGTGGVCAWVAHLAPAHSIGAVTGIFTATGGLGGYFPPLVMGATYDPVHNNYTIGLLLLVATAVVELIYTAVCLKATKTAPELSA, from the coding sequence ATGCGGGTGATCACCGCTGCCAGACCTGGCCTCGGGGAGCGGCGAGGGGTAAACCTGGCGCTTGCCACCTGGGTCTCGGTCATCAACTTTTGGGCGTGGAATTTGATCGGCCCCTTGGCGCCGAAATACGCCGGGCAGATATCGCTGACCGTCACTGAACAATCGGTGTTGGTGGCCACCCCGATCCTGGTGGGGTCGCTGGGCCGGCTGGCTAGCGGACCGCTGACCGACCGGTTTGGCGGCCGCGTCATGTTCATCGCCGTGTCCGTGAGCGCGATCGGTCCGGTGCTGGGCGTCGGCTTCGTGGGCGCGGCCAAGTCCTATCCATTGCTTGTGGCGGCTGCGGCGTTCCTCGGAGTGGCCGGCTCGGTATTCGCGGTCGGTATCCCATTCGTCAACGACTGGTACGAACCTGCCCGCCGCGGCTTTGCCATGGGGGTGTTCGGGATGGGCATGATCGGCACCGCGGCGTCGGCGTTTTTCACCCCGCGGTTTGTGGGCTGGTTCGGTCTGCTCACCACGCACATCATCGTCGCGGTGGCGCTGGCGGCGACCGCCGCGGTGTGCTTCGTGGTGATGCGCAATGGACCTGACTTCCAACCGAACACCGCCCCGGTGATGCCGGCACTCAAGGCCGCCGCGAGATTGCGGATCAGCTGGGAGATGTCTCTGCTGTACGCAGTGGTGTTCGGCGGGTTCGTGGCATTCAGCAACTACCTGCCCGTCTACCTCAACAAGATCTACGGATTCTCGCTGGTCGATGCCGGGGCCCGCGCCGCCGGCTTTGCGCTGGCGGCGGTACTGGCCCGGCCCGTCGGCGGAGCGTTGGCCGACCACGTCGCCCCGAAATACGTTGTGCTGGCGTCGCTGTCAGGCGTTGCGGTGTTGGCGTTCATCGCGGTGTTCAAGCCGCCACCGGATGTGTGGTCGGGTTCGACGTTCATCACGTTGGCCATTGCACTCGGGATCGGCACCGGCGGGGTGTGCGCCTGGGTGGCACACCTCGCCCCGGCCCACTCGATCGGCGCTGTCACCGGAATCTTCACGGCCACTGGCGGATTGGGCGGTTATTTCCCGCCGCTGGTGATGGGTGCAACCTATGATCCGGTGCACAACAATTACACGATTGGGTTGCTGCTGTTGGTGGCCACCGCGGTCGTCGAATTGATCTACACCGCGGTCTGCCTGAAGGCGACCAAGACGGCACCCGAGCTCAGCGCATAG
- a CDS encoding NDMA-dependent alcohol dehydrogenase: MKTTAAVLLDAGKPFEIMELDLDGPGPGEVLIRYVAAGLCHSDLHLTDGDLPPRYPIVGGHEGSGIIEEVGPGVTKVKPGDHVVCSFIPSCGHCRYCSTGRQNLCDMGATILDGCMPDGSFRFHGGGQDFGGMCMLGTFSERATISEHSVVKIDDWLPLETAVLVGCGVPTGWGSATYAGNVRAGDITVIYGIGGIGINSVQGAVHAGAKYVVVVDPVAFKRATALKFGATHAFSNAAEAAEKVNELSWGQGADQAIVTAGIVDEEVISAAFDIVGKGGVVVVTGLANPEKLTIHVSGMMMTLMEKTIKGTLFGSANPQYDIVRLLRLYDAGQLKLDELVTARYRLEDVNQGYQDLRDGKNIRGIVVHGSA, from the coding sequence GTGAAAACAACCGCAGCAGTGTTACTGGATGCTGGAAAGCCGTTCGAGATCATGGAACTCGATCTCGACGGCCCCGGCCCGGGCGAGGTGCTAATCCGCTATGTGGCCGCCGGACTCTGCCATTCCGATCTGCATCTCACCGATGGTGACCTCCCGCCACGGTATCCGATCGTCGGCGGGCACGAAGGCTCCGGCATCATCGAGGAGGTCGGCCCCGGCGTCACCAAGGTGAAGCCGGGCGATCACGTGGTGTGCAGCTTCATACCCAGCTGCGGGCACTGCCGTTACTGTTCCACCGGCCGGCAGAACCTCTGCGACATGGGTGCGACGATCCTCGACGGGTGCATGCCCGACGGCAGCTTCCGATTTCACGGCGGCGGACAAGATTTCGGCGGCATGTGCATGCTCGGCACCTTCTCGGAGCGTGCCACCATCTCCGAACACTCGGTGGTCAAGATCGATGACTGGCTGCCGTTGGAGACCGCGGTTCTGGTCGGATGCGGGGTGCCGACCGGCTGGGGTAGCGCCACCTACGCCGGGAATGTGCGTGCGGGTGATATCACCGTGATCTACGGTATCGGCGGGATCGGCATCAACTCCGTTCAGGGCGCGGTGCATGCCGGCGCCAAATATGTCGTGGTAGTCGATCCGGTGGCGTTCAAACGGGCGACGGCACTGAAATTCGGTGCGACACACGCGTTCTCCAACGCCGCCGAGGCGGCGGAAAAGGTGAACGAGCTGTCCTGGGGCCAAGGCGCCGATCAGGCGATCGTGACCGCCGGCATCGTAGACGAGGAAGTCATCTCGGCGGCGTTCGACATCGTCGGCAAGGGCGGTGTCGTCGTCGTCACCGGCCTCGCCAACCCGGAAAAGCTGACCATCCACGTGTCCGGCATGATGATGACGCTGATGGAGAAGACCATCAAGGGCACCTTGTTCGGTTCCGCCAATCCGCAGTACGACATCGTGCGTCTGCTGCGCCTCTATGATGCCGGTCAGCTCAAACTCGACGAGCTGGTGACCGCCCGCTACCGGCTCGAGGACGTCAACCAGGGATACCAGGATCTGCGCGACGGCAAGAACATTCGCGGCATCGTGGTCCACGGGAGCGCATAG
- a CDS encoding aldehyde dehydrogenase family protein: MDAVSGRTFATHDPATETTLAEVAHGEAADIDRAVRAARHAFDNGPWQWMKPNERERLLWRVGDLISERAAEFGELEALDNGKSAGVATAVDVGWSADIFRYYAGWATKVQGATINVSMPFAPGAQFHAYTLREPVGVCGLIVPWNFPLLMAAFKLAPALAAGNTVILKPAQQTPLSALLLGEIFCEAGFPPGVVNIVTGFGEAGAALAAHDGVDKIAFTGSTEVGKRVVDAARGNLKKVSLELGGKSPNVVFADADSELAVAGSLNAWLFNHGQCCVAGTRLFVEDKIFGDFTDAVADAASKVKIGHGLDPATELGPLVSQEQFDKVTGYLRDGLADGARALTGGKRHGDTGFFVEPTVFVDVQPQFSIVREEIFGPVVAALPFNADDGITAVAQAANDSPYGLAAGIWTRDISKAHRVARQLKAGSVWINQYNGFDTAMPFGGYKQSGWGRELGANALDLYLQTKSVNVAL, encoded by the coding sequence ATGGACGCGGTATCGGGACGCACGTTCGCCACGCACGATCCGGCCACCGAGACCACCCTGGCGGAAGTCGCCCACGGGGAGGCCGCCGACATCGACCGTGCGGTACGCGCGGCCCGCCACGCTTTCGACAACGGTCCGTGGCAGTGGATGAAACCCAATGAGCGGGAGCGGTTGTTGTGGCGAGTCGGCGACCTCATCTCCGAGCGAGCAGCCGAATTCGGTGAACTGGAGGCGCTGGACAACGGCAAGTCGGCTGGCGTCGCGACGGCAGTGGACGTGGGCTGGTCCGCGGATATTTTCCGCTACTACGCCGGCTGGGCCACCAAGGTTCAGGGCGCGACCATCAACGTGTCCATGCCGTTCGCGCCGGGCGCTCAGTTCCACGCGTACACGCTGCGGGAGCCGGTGGGGGTGTGCGGCCTGATTGTGCCGTGGAACTTCCCGCTGCTGATGGCCGCTTTCAAGCTCGCGCCGGCGCTGGCCGCCGGAAACACCGTGATCCTCAAGCCGGCCCAACAGACGCCGCTGTCGGCGCTGCTGCTCGGTGAGATCTTTTGTGAGGCAGGCTTTCCGCCCGGGGTGGTTAACATCGTCACCGGATTCGGTGAAGCCGGCGCTGCGCTGGCCGCTCACGACGGGGTCGACAAGATTGCGTTCACCGGATCCACCGAGGTCGGCAAGCGCGTCGTCGACGCCGCGCGCGGCAATCTGAAGAAGGTGTCGCTCGAACTCGGCGGCAAGAGCCCCAACGTGGTGTTCGCCGACGCCGACTCCGAGCTCGCCGTCGCCGGTTCGCTCAACGCCTGGCTGTTCAACCACGGTCAGTGCTGTGTCGCGGGCACCCGGCTGTTCGTGGAGGACAAGATCTTCGGCGACTTCACCGACGCGGTCGCCGACGCCGCGTCGAAGGTGAAGATCGGCCACGGGCTCGATCCCGCCACCGAACTGGGCCCGCTGGTCTCGCAAGAGCAGTTCGACAAGGTCACCGGTTATCTCCGGGACGGGCTGGCCGACGGTGCTCGCGCCCTGACCGGCGGAAAGCGGCACGGCGACACCGGCTTCTTCGTCGAACCGACCGTATTCGTCGATGTGCAACCGCAATTCAGCATCGTTCGCGAGGAGATCTTCGGCCCGGTCGTGGCCGCGTTGCCGTTCAACGCCGACGACGGCATCACCGCGGTTGCCCAGGCCGCGAACGACTCCCCCTACGGCCTGGCCGCGGGCATCTGGACACGAGACATCTCCAAGGCCCACCGCGTCGCCCGGCAGTTGAAGGCCGGGTCGGTGTGGATCAACCAGTACAACGGCTTCGACACGGCGATGCCGTTCGGTGGCTACAAGCAGTCCGGCTGGGGCCGCGAACTCGGCGCCAACGCACTCGACCTCTATCTGCAGACCAAGTCCGTCAACGTCGCGCTCTGA
- a CDS encoding PPE family protein translates to MDFAVLPPEINSGRMYAGAGAGPMMAAAAAWDGLAAELSSAATSYQSVVSGLTGGPWLGPASSSMAAAAAPYVAWMNTTAAQAEQTANQARAAAAAYEAAFTATVPPPVIAANRALLMTLIATNILGQNTPAIAATEAHYAEMWAQDAAAMYGYAGTSAAATQLAPFNSAPQNTNPASTGAQSAAVSQATSTSTATGGVSQTLSQIPQALQGLATGGASTDPSQWLLNLLNSPLVQDWEGLMAGTAGYQALLGGPAFMASGALFCMTPFENAAISYALAGAAAPAAEVSALPEAALGSALAGTSESAGLGAGVSASLGEASSVGGLSVPQSWGSAASEIQLAARALPMASLDGLPTAGLGGSFGGMPMVGPIGSVVNAPRNGEPRPRYRADRAAKRQPGDETPGRWANFDGFAPDGQAPLSEREQLHQLRTAIADVTKERDVLKRSAALLIKEAMHQGTP, encoded by the coding sequence ATCGATTTTGCGGTGTTGCCGCCGGAGATCAATTCCGGGCGGATGTATGCCGGAGCCGGTGCGGGGCCGATGATGGCCGCCGCGGCGGCCTGGGACGGGTTGGCTGCGGAGTTGAGTTCGGCGGCAACGTCTTATCAGTCGGTGGTCTCCGGGCTCACCGGCGGACCGTGGCTGGGCCCGGCGTCGTCGTCGATGGCCGCCGCGGCCGCCCCCTACGTGGCGTGGATGAACACCACCGCCGCCCAAGCCGAACAGACCGCCAACCAAGCCAGAGCAGCCGCCGCAGCCTACGAAGCCGCATTCACCGCGACAGTGCCCCCGCCGGTGATCGCCGCCAACCGAGCGCTGCTGATGACGTTGATAGCCACCAACATTCTCGGCCAAAACACCCCGGCGATTGCGGCCACCGAGGCCCACTACGCCGAGATGTGGGCCCAAGACGCCGCCGCGATGTACGGCTACGCCGGAACCTCAGCCGCCGCAACGCAATTGGCCCCCTTCAACTCGGCGCCGCAAAACACCAACCCCGCCAGCACCGGCGCTCAAAGCGCCGCCGTCAGCCAAGCCACCAGCACCTCAACCGCCACCGGCGGCGTGTCACAGACACTTTCCCAAATACCCCAGGCACTACAAGGACTCGCCACAGGAGGAGCATCCACCGACCCTTCCCAGTGGTTGCTGAATCTCCTGAACAGCCCCCTCGTCCAGGACTGGGAAGGCCTGATGGCGGGAACCGCGGGCTATCAAGCCCTCCTTGGCGGACCGGCGTTTATGGCATCCGGGGCTTTGTTTTGCATGACGCCGTTTGAAAACGCGGCCATAAGCTATGCGTTGGCGGGAGCGGCGGCGCCGGCAGCTGAGGTGTCTGCGCTGCCCGAGGCAGCGCTGGGGTCGGCCCTCGCGGGCACGTCCGAATCGGCGGGCCTTGGTGCCGGGGTCTCGGCGAGCCTGGGCGAGGCAAGCTCGGTCGGTGGGCTGTCGGTGCCCCAGTCGTGGGGTAGCGCAGCTTCCGAAATCCAGCTTGCCGCTAGGGCATTGCCGATGGCAAGCCTGGACGGATTGCCGACAGCAGGGCTGGGCGGCTCGTTCGGCGGCATGCCGATGGTGGGTCCGATCGGCAGTGTGGTCAACGCGCCCCGCAATGGTGAGCCTCGTCCGCGGTATCGCGCCGATCGCGCAGCCAAGCGGCAGCCAGGCGACGAGACGCCCGGTCGGTGGGCGAACTTCGACGGGTTTGCCCCAGATGGGCAGGCCCCGCTCAGCGAGCGTGAGCAGCTCCACCAGCTACGTACGGCGATCGCTGACGTGACCAAGGAACGCGACGTGCTCAAGCGCTCGGCGGCCCTGTTGATCAAGGAAGCGATGCATCAGGGGACACCGTGA
- a CDS encoding PPE family protein, which translates to MDFAVLPPEINSGRMYAGAGAGPMMAAAAAWDGLAAELSSAATSYQSVVSGLTGGPWLGPASSSMAAAAAPYVAWMNTTAAQAEQTANQARAAAAAYEAAFTATVPPPVIAANRALLMTLIATNILGQNTPAIAATEAHYAEMWAQDAAAMYGYAGTSAAATQLAPFNSAPQNTNPAGTGAQSAAVSQATSTSTATGGVSQTLSQIPQALQGLATGGASTDPIASLLDWLNSPLGTALNTFSGSIGQPFTYFSSLPFLASGVEYMMNPLYTAGLMTQATAAPEAADGALGAGLMSSSGSGASSAGVGGAEVSAGLGRAASVGGLSVPQSWGSAAPEIRLASAAKALPGMGLGGVPEAGAIGGPGGIMGGVPPVGSVVNAPRNGEPRSRYAPRPKVVATLPGERGGHDDTPSRSVVPHGCPRVGEGPLSERERAELDQLRHELAELAMERDAAARLIKEAIRP; encoded by the coding sequence GTGGATTTTGCGGTGTTGCCGCCGGAGATCAATTCCGGGCGGATGTATGCCGGAGCCGGTGCGGGGCCGATGATGGCCGCCGCGGCGGCCTGGGACGGGTTGGCTGCGGAGTTGAGTTCGGCGGCAACGTCTTATCAGTCGGTGGTCTCCGGGCTCACCGGCGGACCGTGGCTGGGCCCGGCGTCGTCGTCGATGGCCGCCGCGGCCGCCCCCTACGTGGCGTGGATGAACACCACCGCCGCCCAAGCCGAACAGACCGCCAACCAAGCCAGAGCAGCCGCCGCGGCCTACGAAGCCGCATTCACCGCGACAGTGCCCCCGCCGGTGATCGCCGCCAACCGAGCGCTGCTGATGACGTTGATAGCCACCAACATTCTCGGCCAAAACACCCCGGCGATTGCGGCCACCGAGGCCCACTACGCCGAGATGTGGGCCCAAGACGCCGCCGCGATGTACGGCTACGCCGGAACCTCAGCCGCCGCAACGCAATTGGCCCCCTTCAACTCGGCGCCGCAAAACACCAACCCCGCCGGCACCGGCGCTCAAAGCGCCGCCGTCAGCCAAGCCACCAGCACCTCAACCGCCACCGGCGGCGTGTCACAGACACTTTCCCAAATACCCCAGGCACTACAAGGACTCGCCACAGGAGGAGCATCCACCGACCCGATAGCGTCGCTGCTGGACTGGTTGAACAGCCCCCTGGGCACAGCCCTAAATACCTTTTCCGGCAGTATCGGCCAGCCCTTTACCTATTTTAGTTCGCTGCCATTCCTGGCCAGCGGCGTCGAGTACATGATGAATCCCCTGTACACGGCGGGGCTTATGACGCAGGCGACTGCGGCACCCGAGGCGGCTGACGGTGCGCTGGGAGCGGGCCTGATGAGTTCCTCCGGGTCGGGCGCAAGTTCGGCGGGCGTGGGCGGTGCGGAAGTGTCGGCGGGCCTGGGTCGGGCGGCGTCGGTCGGCGGGCTCTCGGTGCCGCAGTCATGGGGCAGCGCGGCCCCCGAAATCCGGCTGGCCTCTGCCGCTAAGGCGTTGCCGGGCATGGGTTTGGGCGGGGTCCCCGAGGCTGGGGCGATAGGTGGGCCAGGCGGCATCATGGGCGGTGTGCCGCCGGTAGGCAGCGTGGTCAACGCGCCACGCAATGGCGAGCCGCGCTCCCGGTACGCCCCCCGCCCCAAGGTGGTCGCGACATTGCCTGGGGAACGCGGCGGTCACGACGACACGCCGAGTCGGAGCGTGGTGCCGCACGGGTGTCCGCGTGTCGGCGAGGGCCCGTTGAGCGAACGCGAACGCGCGGAGCTCGACCAGTTGCGCCACGAGCTCGCCGAATTGGCGATGGAGCGCGATGCGGCTGCCAGGTTGATCAAGGAGGCGATCCGGCCATGA
- a CDS encoding RidA family protein has protein sequence MKVVIPASMQPLYDIHHFAPAVIDGDYLRCSGVIGIRPDLSVPEDPTEQFALAFENLREVLAEAGLTFANVVEMNTFHVGLQAHVREFGAVKDKFLPAPYPAWTAIGISELAVPGALVEIQVTARLTQ, from the coding sequence ATGAAAGTCGTTATCCCGGCGTCGATGCAGCCGCTGTACGACATCCATCACTTTGCGCCCGCGGTCATCGACGGCGACTACTTGCGCTGCTCGGGAGTGATCGGCATCCGTCCCGATCTGAGTGTTCCGGAGGACCCGACGGAACAGTTCGCCCTGGCCTTCGAGAACCTGCGCGAAGTGTTGGCCGAAGCGGGACTCACGTTCGCAAATGTGGTGGAAATGAACACCTTTCACGTCGGGCTGCAGGCGCACGTGCGTGAGTTCGGCGCTGTGAAGGACAAGTTCCTACCGGCTCCCTATCCCGCATGGACCGCCATCGGGATTTCCGAGCTGGCCGTTCCAGGCGCGCTGGTCGAAATCCAGGTCACCGCGCGGCTGACCCAGTGA